The following are encoded together in the Flavobacterium haoranii genome:
- the pgmB gene encoding beta-phosphoglucomutase: MKQKTFIFDLDGVIVDTAKYHFFAWQNLAKSIGVNFTHEDNEQLKGVSRVQSLELILGLGNKKATQEEKDIWLVQKNEEYLTFIEKMDESEILPDVERVLQFLKEHNQKIVLGSASKNAKPILEKVNLFRYFDAIVDGNDVSKAKPDPEVFLVGADKVYSKPKSCIVFEDSVAGVQAANQAAMLSIGIGEQNVLHEAKFCFTDFTKISNEFLLDLINC; this comes from the coding sequence ATGAAACAAAAAACTTTCATATTCGATTTAGACGGAGTGATTGTTGATACCGCAAAATATCACTTTTTTGCATGGCAAAACTTAGCCAAAAGTATTGGTGTCAATTTCACACACGAAGACAACGAACAGTTAAAGGGTGTTAGTCGCGTTCAATCGCTTGAATTAATTTTAGGTTTGGGAAACAAAAAGGCAACACAAGAAGAAAAAGATATATGGCTTGTTCAAAAAAATGAAGAGTATTTAACTTTTATCGAAAAAATGGATGAGTCAGAAATTCTTCCAGATGTAGAAAGAGTATTACAATTCTTAAAAGAACATAACCAAAAAATCGTATTGGGTTCGGCAAGTAAAAATGCGAAACCAATTTTAGAAAAAGTAAACTTGTTTCGATATTTTGATGCTATTGTAGATGGAAATGATGTGTCAAAAGCAAAACCAGATCCTGAAGTATTTTTAGTAGGAGCTGACAAAGTTTATTCTAAACCCAAAAGCTGTATTGTGTTCGAAGATTCTGTGGCTGGCGTCCAAGCGGCTAATCAAGCAGCTATGCTTAGCATCGGAATTGGAGAACAAAATGTATTACATGAAGCAAAATTTTGCTTTACAGATTTTACAAAAATTTCTAATGAGTTTTTATTAGACTTAATTAATTGTTAA